One Pseudorhodoplanes sinuspersici DNA segment encodes these proteins:
- a CDS encoding metal ABC transporter substrate-binding protein, whose translation MTQLLWTQLLRKQLIAFGAISLALLSTASAQERLRVVTTTSDLRALVKAVGSERVVVSSLVPAGERPERYAPRLQETSVLKGARVVVRAGPGIDPWFDKLLSRAAQKNGRTGIERGEKGHLDASAAVAANDPTLVSAGLAPRNRRAMRGAPVLHYWLDPKTADAITAAMVKTFSEVDPENKKYYEDNRKTFLSRLNYKLEEWQARLEPLKKEPLLAFHDDWDYFANRFGLNIVDFITARDGAPPKLGRIGELTKLIKDKNIRLILAEANQPERHSNMLADRTGAKVVHLAGTVGMLPNTDDYIALFDANVNALVAANNEKK comes from the coding sequence ATGACACAACTGCTTTGGACACAACTGCTCCGAAAACAGCTGATCGCTTTTGGCGCGATTTCACTGGCGCTTCTTTCCACCGCCTCGGCACAAGAACGGCTCCGCGTCGTCACGACGACCAGTGACCTGCGCGCGCTCGTCAAAGCAGTGGGCTCGGAACGCGTGGTGGTCTCCAGTCTCGTGCCGGCCGGCGAACGCCCGGAGCGCTATGCCCCGCGTCTGCAGGAAACCTCGGTCCTGAAAGGCGCCCGCGTCGTCGTGCGAGCGGGCCCCGGCATCGATCCCTGGTTCGACAAGCTGCTGTCACGCGCGGCGCAGAAGAATGGCCGCACCGGAATCGAGCGTGGCGAGAAAGGTCATCTCGACGCGTCCGCCGCCGTCGCCGCCAACGATCCAACACTGGTCAGCGCCGGCCTCGCCCCGCGCAACCGGCGCGCCATGCGCGGCGCCCCGGTTTTGCATTACTGGCTCGATCCGAAAACTGCCGATGCCATCACCGCCGCGATGGTGAAGACGTTTTCGGAGGTCGATCCCGAGAACAAGAAATATTACGAAGACAACCGCAAGACCTTCCTGTCGCGGCTGAACTACAAGCTGGAGGAATGGCAGGCACGGCTTGAGCCGCTGAAGAAAGAGCCGCTGCTCGCCTTCCACGACGACTGGGATTATTTCGCCAATCGCTTCGGCCTGAACATCGTCGATTTCATCACCGCGCGCGACGGTGCGCCGCCAAAGCTCGGCCGCATCGGCGAACTGACCAAGCTCATCAAGGACAAGAATATCCGCCTGATCCTCGCCGAAGCCAACCAGCCGGAGCGGCATTCCAACATGCTGGCTGACCGCACCGGCGCCAAGGTGGTGCATCTGGCCGGCACTGTCGGCATGCTGCCCAACACCGACGATTACATTGCGCTGTTCGATGCCAATGTGAATGCGCTGGTGGCGGCCAATAACGAGAAAAAATAG
- a CDS encoding META domain-containing protein, with protein sequence MSSLQIRLPLAFCLLTGLAIMVFAPVPAAAQKAFPFDAELRLEAKPLPGSKRVPWLQFSENGAVEIDLWCANGRGQAVIVDQTITVVPTSLRDNQCSQDRLQMDKEFLTSLTQVTTWRWDGALLVLEGPQVLRWRPASN encoded by the coding sequence ATGTCGTCTTTGCAAATTCGCCTGCCCCTCGCTTTTTGCCTGCTCACCGGCCTTGCCATCATGGTGTTCGCGCCTGTGCCCGCGGCGGCGCAAAAGGCGTTTCCGTTCGATGCTGAATTGCGGCTCGAGGCCAAACCGCTGCCGGGTTCCAAGCGGGTTCCGTGGCTGCAATTCTCGGAGAATGGCGCGGTCGAGATCGATCTGTGGTGTGCGAACGGGCGCGGGCAGGCGGTGATCGTCGATCAGACGATCACCGTTGTGCCGACCTCGCTGCGCGACAACCAATGCTCGCAGGATCGATTGCAGATGGACAAGGAATTCCTCACCAGCCTGACGCAGGTCACCACCTGGCGCTGGGACGGTGCGCTGCTGGTGCTCGAGGGGCCGCAGGTTTTGCGCTGGCGTCCGGCATCGAATTAA
- a CDS encoding outer membrane protein — protein sequence MRALMLGALAATFVAPALAADIAPRMPVKGPVMAPAYNWTGFYVGGHIGYGWDPASATFNPATYAAATAPTLIVSSATAPFGLSVDPSGVLGGLQIGGNIQNGAFVYGLEADITFAKLKEEANRGFAVTGTVGGDNGDFTGNVYLRQKMDYFGTVRGRLGVAHDTLLLYATGGLAWGRVNTTFGVNNIVLANPANWGGPNPPPYPVSASSSDTRFGYAVGGGLEWAFAPKWTMRGEYLYMDLGSGDALIIPGGVAHSDLTTHIARFAINYRL from the coding sequence ATGCGCGCACTGATGCTTGGCGCTCTCGCCGCCACGTTTGTTGCACCGGCCTTGGCCGCGGACATTGCGCCGCGCATGCCGGTCAAAGGTCCGGTGATGGCGCCGGCCTATAATTGGACCGGGTTTTATGTCGGTGGCCATATCGGCTATGGCTGGGATCCTGCAAGCGCCACGTTTAATCCGGCGACATACGCGGCAGCGACCGCACCCACGTTGATCGTCTCCAGCGCCACTGCGCCGTTTGGTTTGTCGGTCGATCCGTCCGGCGTGCTCGGCGGTCTGCAAATTGGCGGCAATATCCAGAACGGTGCGTTCGTTTATGGCCTCGAAGCCGACATCACGTTTGCCAAGTTAAAGGAAGAAGCCAATCGCGGCTTTGCCGTCACGGGCACTGTGGGTGGTGACAACGGCGATTTCACCGGCAATGTCTATCTGCGCCAGAAAATGGATTATTTCGGCACCGTGCGTGGTCGGCTGGGTGTCGCTCATGACACTCTGTTGCTTTATGCGACAGGCGGTCTTGCCTGGGGCCGCGTGAACACGACCTTCGGGGTCAACAACATTGTGCTGGCCAATCCGGCAAACTGGGGTGGCCCCAATCCGCCGCCCTATCCGGTCAGCGCGTCGTCCAGTGACACACGCTTCGGATACGCTGTCGGCGGTGGTCTGGAATGGGCTTTCGCGCCGAAATGGACGATGCGGGGCGAGTATCTCTACATGGATCTCGGCTCGGGTGACGCGCTCATCATTCCAGGTGGCGTCGCCCATTCCGATCTCACAACGCACATTGCCCGCTTCGCCATAAACTACCGCCTCTAA
- the groL gene encoding chaperonin GroEL (60 kDa chaperone family; promotes refolding of misfolded polypeptides especially under stressful conditions; forms two stacked rings of heptamers to form a barrel-shaped 14mer; ends can be capped by GroES; misfolded proteins enter the barrel where they are refolded when GroES binds), whose product MSAKDVKFSGDARERMLRGVDVLANAVKVTLGPKGRNVVIDKSFGAPRITKDGVTVAKEIELEDKFENMGAQMVREVASKTNDRAGDGTTTATVLAQAIVREGAKSVAAGMNPMDLKRGVDIAVTAVLKDIEKRAKPVASSAEVAQVGTISANGDQTIGKMIAQAMQKVGNEGVITVEEAKSLDTEVDIVEGMQFDRGYLSPYFVTNAEKMIAEMEDAYVLLHEKKLSGLQAMLPLLEAVVQSGKPLVIIAEDVEGEALATLVVNRLRGGLKVAAVKAPGFGDRRKAMLEDLAILTGGQLISDDLGMKLETVTLNMLGRAKKVIIEKEKTTIVKGAGKPKDIEGRVAQIKAQIEETTSDYDKEKLQERLAKLAGGVAVIKVGGATEIEVKEKKDRVEDALNATRAAVEEGIVPGGGIALLRAKKAVGKITNENSDIQAGINIVLKAIEAPIRQISENAGVEGSIVVGKVLENKSETFGFNAANESYVDMLEAGIVDPAKVVRAALQDAASVAGLLITTEAMVAELPKEPAPAMPGGGGMGGMGGMGF is encoded by the coding sequence ATGTCAGCGAAAGACGTAAAATTTTCCGGCGATGCCCGCGAGCGGATGCTGCGCGGCGTCGATGTTCTCGCCAATGCGGTGAAGGTCACGCTCGGCCCGAAAGGCCGCAATGTCGTGATCGACAAGTCGTTCGGTGCACCGCGTATCACCAAGGACGGCGTGACGGTGGCGAAAGAAATCGAGCTTGAAGACAAGTTCGAAAACATGGGCGCACAGATGGTGCGCGAAGTCGCCTCGAAGACCAACGATCGCGCCGGCGACGGCACGACCACGGCGACAGTGCTGGCCCAGGCCATCGTTCGCGAAGGCGCGAAGTCGGTTGCGGCCGGCATGAACCCGATGGACCTGAAGCGCGGCGTCGATATCGCCGTAACCGCCGTCCTCAAGGACATCGAGAAGCGCGCGAAGCCGGTCGCTTCGTCCGCCGAGGTCGCACAGGTCGGCACCATCTCCGCCAACGGCGACCAGACCATCGGCAAGATGATCGCCCAGGCGATGCAGAAGGTCGGCAATGAAGGCGTCATCACTGTCGAAGAAGCCAAGTCCCTCGACACCGAAGTCGACATCGTCGAAGGCATGCAGTTCGACCGCGGCTATCTGTCGCCGTATTTCGTGACCAACGCCGAGAAGATGATCGCGGAGATGGAAGACGCATACGTGCTGTTGCACGAGAAGAAGCTCTCCGGTCTGCAGGCCATGCTGCCGCTGCTCGAAGCCGTCGTACAATCGGGCAAGCCGCTGGTGATCATCGCTGAAGACGTCGAAGGCGAAGCGCTGGCGACCCTCGTGGTCAACCGTCTGCGCGGCGGCCTGAAGGTCGCTGCGGTGAAGGCTCCGGGCTTCGGCGATCGCCGCAAGGCCATGCTGGAAGACCTCGCGATCCTCACCGGCGGCCAGCTCATCTCCGACGATCTCGGCATGAAGCTGGAAACCGTGACCCTCAACATGCTGGGCCGCGCGAAGAAGGTGATCATCGAGAAGGAAAAGACCACGATCGTCAAAGGCGCGGGTAAGCCCAAGGACATCGAGGGCCGCGTTGCGCAGATCAAGGCGCAGATCGAGGAAACCACATCCGACTACGACAAGGAAAAGCTGCAGGAACGTCTGGCCAAGCTCGCCGGCGGTGTTGCGGTGATCAAGGTCGGCGGTGCGACCGAAATCGAAGTGAAGGAAAAGAAGGATCGCGTCGAAGACGCGCTCAACGCCACCCGGGCTGCTGTTGAAGAAGGCATCGTTCCGGGCGGCGGTATCGCTCTCCTTCGCGCCAAGAAGGCGGTCGGCAAGATCACCAATGAGAACTCCGACATCCAGGCCGGCATCAACATCGTCCTGAAGGCGATCGAAGCGCCGATCCGTCAGATCTCGGAAAATGCCGGCGTCGAAGGCTCGATCGTGGTCGGCAAGGTGCTTGAGAACAAGTCCGAGACCTTCGGCTTCAACGCAGCGAACGAAAGCTATGTCGACATGCTGGAAGCCGGCATCGTCGATCCGGCCAAGGTCGTGCGCGCGGCGCTGCAGGATGCGGCCTCGGTCGCCGGTCTCCTGATCACCACCGAAGCCATGGTGGCCGAGCTGCCGAAAGAACCGGCGCCGGCGATGCCGGGCGGCGGTGGCATGGGTGGTATGGGCGGCATGGGCTTCTAA
- the groES gene encoding co-chaperone GroES, with amino-acid sequence MAKTKFRPLHDRVVVRRIQADEKTKGGIIIPDTAKEKPQEGEVVAVGPGGRDEAGKLIPIDVKAGDRVLFGKWSGTEVKLEGEELLIMKESDIMGVIA; translated from the coding sequence ATGGCCAAGACCAAATTCCGCCCCCTGCATGACCGTGTGGTTGTGCGTCGTATCCAGGCTGACGAAAAGACCAAGGGCGGCATCATCATTCCCGATACCGCGAAGGAAAAGCCGCAGGAGGGCGAAGTCGTCGCTGTTGGCCCGGGCGGCCGTGACGAAGCCGGCAAGCTCATCCCGATCGACGTGAAGGCGGGCGATCGCGTGCTGTTCGGCAAGTGGTCGGGCACCGAGGTGAAGCTCGAAGGCGAAGAACTCCTCATCATGAAGGAGTCGGACATCATGGGCGTGATCGCCTGA
- a CDS encoding DUF47 domain-containing protein gives MMRWFNALLPKEERFFDLFAQHSKTLVAGADALRTMLDGGDAVAENYQLVMDREHDADVITRDILIAVQRTFITPFDRGAIKELITSMDNSIDQMQKTAKSVMIFELREFTPQMREMADKIKRCAALVEEAIPLLQSISAKAGRLSEITEEISSLEGQADELHDSGLKELYRQHRSDPMGFITGNEVYDHLEKVVDRFDDVANVIHATVIEHV, from the coding sequence ATGATGCGCTGGTTCAACGCGCTGCTCCCGAAGGAGGAGCGCTTTTTCGATCTGTTCGCGCAGCATTCGAAAACCCTGGTGGCAGGCGCCGATGCGTTGCGGACCATGCTGGATGGCGGCGATGCCGTCGCCGAGAATTATCAGCTTGTGATGGATCGCGAACACGATGCCGACGTCATCACGCGCGACATTCTCATTGCCGTCCAGCGCACCTTCATCACTCCGTTCGACCGCGGCGCGATCAAAGAGCTGATCACGTCGATGGATAATTCCATCGATCAGATGCAGAAGACCGCGAAGTCGGTGATGATCTTCGAATTGCGCGAATTCACGCCGCAGATGCGCGAGATGGCTGACAAGATCAAGCGCTGCGCGGCTCTTGTCGAAGAAGCCATCCCGCTCCTGCAATCGATCAGCGCCAAAGCCGGACGGCTCAGCGAAATCACCGAAGAGATTTCCAGTCTGGAAGGCCAGGCCGACGAGCTCCACGACAGCGGATTGAAGGAACTTTATCGGCAGCATCGGTCGGACCCGATGGGCTTCATCACCGGCAATGAGGTCTATGACCATCTCGAAAAAGTGGTCGACCGTTTCGACGACGTGGCCAACGTGATCCACGCCACCGTGATCGAACACGTCTGA
- a CDS encoding inorganic phosphate transporter: MDGSLVLPLLIALIAVALAFDVINGMHDAANSIATIVSTRVLRPHYAVAWAAFFNFIAFLVFGLHVANTIGTGIVSAEIVDSRLIFAALMGAISWNLITWYYGIPSSSSHALIGGLVGGGLAKVGFSSIVWSGLAKTSAAIVLSPLTGFGLALILVLMVSWAFARSTPYGVDLIFRTGQFLSASLYSLGHGGNDAQKTMGIIAVLLYSQGYLGSEFYVPFWVVIACQAGMGLGTLMGGWRIVKTMGSQITRLTPVQGFCAETGGAITLFMATGLGIPVSTTHTITGAIIGVGAAKRVSGVRWSVANGIVMAWIITIPCTAAISALCFWATRLFG, from the coding sequence GTGGACGGCTCGCTTGTTCTTCCGCTGCTGATTGCCCTGATTGCAGTTGCGCTTGCCTTTGACGTCATTAACGGCATGCACGATGCCGCCAATTCGATTGCGACCATTGTGTCGACGCGGGTGTTGCGACCGCATTACGCGGTCGCCTGGGCGGCCTTCTTCAATTTCATCGCATTCCTGGTGTTCGGGCTGCATGTCGCGAACACGATCGGTACCGGCATCGTATCCGCCGAGATCGTGGATTCACGGCTGATCTTTGCCGCGCTCATGGGTGCAATCTCGTGGAATCTGATCACCTGGTATTACGGCATTCCGTCCAGCTCCTCGCACGCGCTGATCGGCGGTCTGGTCGGCGGCGGTCTCGCCAAGGTCGGCTTTTCCTCCATCGTCTGGTCTGGCCTTGCAAAGACCAGTGCGGCCATCGTGTTGTCACCGCTGACCGGATTCGGACTCGCGCTGATCCTTGTTCTGATGGTGTCATGGGCCTTTGCGCGGTCGACGCCATACGGCGTCGATCTTATCTTCCGGACCGGCCAGTTTCTCTCCGCGTCGCTCTATTCGCTCGGCCATGGCGGCAACGATGCGCAGAAAACCATGGGCATCATCGCCGTGCTGCTCTACTCGCAAGGCTATCTCGGCAGCGAATTCTATGTTCCGTTCTGGGTGGTGATCGCCTGTCAGGCCGGCATGGGTCTTGGGACGCTGATGGGCGGCTGGCGCATCGTCAAAACGATGGGCTCGCAGATCACCCGGCTGACGCCGGTGCAGGGCTTCTGTGCGGAGACCGGTGGTGCGATCACGCTGTTCATGGCAACGGGGCTTGGTATTCCGGTTTCGACCACCCATACGATCACCGGCGCCATTATTGGTGTCGGGGCGGCGAAAAGGGTCTCCGGTGTGCGCTGGAGTGTGGCCAACGGCATCGTCATGGCCTGGATCATCACCATCCCCTGCACCGCGGCGATTTCCGCTCTTTGTTTCTGGGCGACACGTCTGTTCGGTTGA